From a single Lewinella sp. LCG006 genomic region:
- a CDS encoding DUF554 domain-containing protein, which yields MNLRNSRLPIGTLINMGTVTIGSLIGLYLQGVFPENIQSIIFQAIGLGTLVLGVMMSLKVPEGYLLNFIFSLILGGVVGELLGVQTVLQGLGDTIKTALNITEGAFTEGLITAFLLFCIGSMTFVGAIEEGLEGKRDLLLVKSTLDGISSIAFAATYGIGVLFSIVPMLIFQGGITLLARQLQQFFTPTMIAQLSAVGGALIIGIGINILGLGMVNVENLLPGLLVTLPLTWLQQRAKATS from the coding sequence ATGAACCTCCGCAACAGTAGACTTCCAATTGGCACCCTGATTAATATGGGCACCGTGACCATTGGCAGCCTGATCGGCTTGTACCTGCAAGGGGTGTTTCCTGAAAATATTCAGTCGATCATCTTTCAAGCCATTGGTTTAGGTACGCTCGTACTCGGTGTCATGATGAGTCTCAAAGTACCTGAGGGCTATCTGCTCAACTTTATATTCAGCTTGATTCTGGGTGGGGTTGTCGGAGAACTACTGGGTGTGCAGACCGTCTTGCAGGGTTTGGGTGATACCATTAAGACTGCGCTAAACATTACCGAAGGTGCTTTTACGGAAGGGCTCATCACGGCTTTTCTCCTGTTTTGTATTGGTAGCATGACCTTCGTGGGCGCCATTGAAGAAGGTCTCGAAGGCAAACGCGATCTGCTACTGGTCAAATCTACCCTCGACGGAATTTCATCCATCGCCTTTGCTGCTACTTACGGCATTGGGGTATTGTTCTCTATCGTTCCCATGTTGATCTTTCAGGGAGGTATTACCTTACTTGCGCGGCAGTTGCAGCAATTCTTTACGCCTACGATGATCGCCCAACTCAGTGCCGTAGGCGGTGCCTTGATTATTGGTATTGGTATCAATATTCTGGGTTTGGGGATGGTCAATGTTGAAAATCTGTTGCCGGGCCTATTGGTTACTCTTCCGCTAACGTGGTTGCAGCAGCGGGCAAAAGCCACCAGCTAG
- a CDS encoding PhnD/SsuA/transferrin family substrate-binding protein, which yields MKSNKNKGAQNINIAVLYAEADLHYWGEMERHLGLLAKMHSNVRIWTVNDIDLGVEVKQEIRRELSQADITLLLLSADFAIENVFDEETRILLSNYAAHAGKGRYIMPVIVQDFMWRDQYDDAFDIEKLKFFDRIIENPDNREAIYREITETLSQYIKEIDARSINFVIPTWVGFMGGIMYNNGFVRSRLTPLYKEFKRSVRYELSDNVEETCRLMKAGEADLIWATLDRLPSVLYKLKDKNPKVIAQVSWSNGADAIITRNGITSLEELKGKKVIYPYDSPAFTFLKYVLQEAGMDTFDIVHQPQKDMDLDVICTNFTHDETIDAVVLWSPYVESCLVEVPGTQVIAHTGDYPNLITDVVVATEEFINLNKEELIMLFKGWFAEINRFNEDELYKIGALGVLIEAIIEPLPTIIPSKIKADLIDSLRTYFQSSLEKVHLSTLEENLVFFQLTEEGHSPAAQLYRQFLEFQFPQFLLEPALQWEQVVDRSVVKGIEVE from the coding sequence ATGAAATCCAACAAAAACAAAGGGGCCCAAAATATCAACATCGCGGTTTTGTATGCAGAGGCAGATCTTCATTATTGGGGAGAAATGGAACGTCACCTGGGGCTGCTTGCTAAAATGCACAGCAACGTCAGAATTTGGACGGTCAATGACATTGATCTAGGCGTCGAAGTCAAGCAGGAAATTCGCCGTGAACTTAGCCAAGCCGATATCACTTTGCTATTGTTGAGTGCTGATTTTGCCATCGAAAATGTCTTCGATGAAGAAACACGCATCCTCTTATCCAACTATGCCGCACACGCTGGAAAAGGCCGTTACATCATGCCCGTCATTGTGCAAGATTTCATGTGGCGCGATCAATACGATGATGCTTTTGACATTGAAAAGCTCAAGTTCTTCGACCGCATCATTGAGAACCCCGACAACAGGGAGGCCATCTACCGCGAGATCACCGAAACACTCAGCCAGTACATCAAAGAAATCGATGCGCGCAGTATCAACTTTGTCATCCCCACCTGGGTAGGTTTCATGGGAGGGATTATGTACAACAATGGTTTCGTCCGCTCGCGACTGACGCCTTTGTATAAAGAGTTCAAACGCAGTGTAAGGTACGAGCTCAGTGACAACGTGGAGGAAACTTGCCGCTTGATGAAGGCAGGGGAAGCAGACCTGATTTGGGCTACCTTGGACCGCCTTCCTTCCGTGCTGTACAAACTAAAAGACAAAAACCCTAAAGTCATTGCCCAGGTCAGTTGGTCCAATGGTGCCGATGCGATCATTACTCGCAATGGCATTACCAGCCTGGAGGAACTCAAAGGGAAAAAGGTGATTTACCCCTACGATTCCCCAGCCTTCACTTTCCTGAAGTACGTTTTGCAGGAGGCCGGTATGGATACCTTCGATATTGTCCATCAGCCTCAAAAGGATATGGACCTGGATGTCATTTGCACCAATTTCACTCACGACGAAACCATCGATGCCGTAGTGCTTTGGAGCCCTTACGTGGAATCATGCCTGGTGGAAGTGCCAGGTACCCAAGTGATCGCTCACACGGGTGACTATCCAAACTTGATCACGGATGTGGTAGTGGCTACCGAAGAGTTTATCAACCTCAATAAAGAAGAGCTCATCATGCTTTTCAAAGGCTGGTTTGCTGAAATCAATCGCTTCAACGAGGATGAGCTTTACAAAATCGGCGCACTAGGCGTGCTCATTGAAGCCATTATTGAACCACTGCCTACTATTATTCCCAGCAAAATCAAAGCGGATTTGATCGATAGCTTGCGCACCTATTTTCAATCCTCTCTGGAAAAAGTCCATCTTTCTACCCTTGAAGAAAACCTTGTCTTTTTCCAATTGACAGAAGAAGGACACTCTCCAGCAGCTCAGCTCTACCGGCAGTTTCTCGAATTTCAGTTCCCACAATTTTTATTGGAACCCGCACTCCAATGGGAGCAGGTGGTAGACCGATCGGTAGTGAAGGGGATTGAAGTGGAATAA
- a CDS encoding O-antigen ligase family protein codes for MYTKFRQQIANLPAGHGLVLGFVVMVLLSVFVAAASGYYILAGIPAALLIIYLALVDFKPLYWLLIACIPISTEVQLPNGLGTDLPTEPLIVGLMLLFGLFMLRNIKHLSTDLLKHPLSLLLLLHLAWLATTTITSDLFVVSLKFLLAKLWYVVTFFLLTAYLIRSEADYRKFFWIFFWPFILMVTIIVVRHALLGFSFQGIHSIMHPFQRNHVNYAAALTLFFPFMVLMLVRYRKWSWQWVVLSGASLLVFGAIYLSFTRAAYVALVIAAGTYFIVRWRLMKYALIGAGIAALAGVIYIAQDNTYLDFAPNYDRTISHERFDNLIEATYKMEDISTMERVYRWVAAGNMAPERPLFGWGPGNFVNFYKPFAVTSFETYVSDNPEQSGVHSYFFMTLVEQGLPGLLIFLALLVVFFLRAEQLYHALASYPFRQSIVLTVLLSTTIITAFLLINDLIETDKVGSFFFINLALLINQDLFLQKEKKK; via the coding sequence ATGTATACTAAATTCCGACAACAGATTGCAAATTTACCCGCTGGCCATGGCTTGGTGCTGGGGTTTGTGGTGATGGTATTATTGTCGGTTTTTGTAGCGGCGGCCAGTGGTTACTATATTCTGGCAGGCATTCCTGCCGCGCTCCTGATCATTTATTTGGCGCTTGTAGATTTCAAGCCGCTTTATTGGTTGCTCATTGCCTGCATTCCTATCTCTACAGAAGTACAACTCCCCAATGGCTTGGGTACCGATCTTCCGACGGAGCCTTTGATTGTAGGGCTGATGCTCCTCTTCGGTTTGTTTATGCTCCGCAATATCAAACATTTGTCCACCGATTTATTAAAGCATCCACTCTCCCTGTTGCTCCTCTTGCATCTGGCCTGGTTGGCGACGACGACTATTACCTCCGACTTGTTTGTCGTATCGCTAAAATTCCTTCTGGCCAAGCTTTGGTACGTGGTGACCTTTTTTCTGCTTACCGCTTACCTTATCAGGAGTGAGGCCGACTACAGGAAGTTTTTCTGGATTTTCTTTTGGCCTTTTATCCTGATGGTTACCATCATTGTTGTACGCCACGCGCTGTTGGGCTTTTCTTTCCAGGGCATCCATAGTATCATGCACCCTTTCCAGCGCAACCACGTCAATTATGCGGCGGCCCTCACCTTGTTTTTTCCTTTTATGGTATTAATGCTCGTACGTTACCGCAAATGGAGCTGGCAATGGGTGGTCCTGTCAGGTGCAAGCCTGCTGGTATTTGGTGCCATCTACCTGTCGTTTACGCGAGCAGCATACGTTGCGCTGGTGATCGCCGCTGGCACCTACTTCATTGTCCGCTGGCGCTTGATGAAATACGCGCTCATTGGGGCAGGCATTGCTGCATTGGCTGGCGTAATATACATTGCCCAAGACAATACCTACCTTGATTTTGCCCCGAATTACGACCGCACCATCTCTCACGAACGTTTTGATAACCTGATTGAAGCGACCTACAAAATGGAAGACATCTCCACCATGGAGCGGGTCTACCGCTGGGTTGCGGCAGGGAACATGGCACCCGAACGCCCCCTTTTCGGCTGGGGCCCAGGCAACTTCGTCAACTTTTACAAACCCTTCGCCGTCACCAGTTTTGAAACTTACGTGAGTGACAACCCCGAGCAATCAGGCGTACACAGCTATTTTTTCATGACTTTAGTGGAGCAGGGCTTACCCGGCCTGCTGATATTTCTGGCACTATTGGTCGTTTTTTTCCTTCGTGCAGAACAACTTTATCACGCTTTAGCAAGCTATCCCTTCAGGCAAAGCATCGTCCTGACCGTCTTACTCTCCACAACTATCATTACCGCATTTTTATTGATCAACGACCTGATCGAAACCGATAAGGTGGGCTCCTTTTTCTTCATTAATCTTGCCTTGTTGATTAATCAGGATTTGTTTTTGCAAAAAGAAAAGAAAAAATAA
- a CDS encoding DUF2851 family protein has translation MREDFLHFVWRLRRFRLTELKTTTGQALEIIHPGQHNHHAGPDFLDARIRIDGTLWAGNVEMHLRSSEWHAHKHQDDPNYNNVILHVVLEEDVVIRHHDGERIPCLDLRNYLPVGLAKQYLRLLHSENWVPCQQQLYIVPEITFNLWLDRLLVERLEERTQALEERLNRNGGDWEETFYQSLAWGFGLKVNADPFLMLAESLPLKTLLRHKNSLPQMEALLFGQAGLLEETFADEYPRQLQKEYQFLKQKYQLQPMSGNHWKFMRMRPANFPSVRIAQWTTLLFRTGQLFSKMLVAQNLREIENAFVVELSNYWQTHFRFDKASKKSAKTLGKARIHLLVINIIAPFIFLYGKKRGADLYQERALRLMEAVPAENNHILAEWKALGIEAKQAGQSQALLQLKNSYCQEKRCLDCAIGCSILKRKPDVMEEDVLYLPSWWLLPAAATTLAEE, from the coding sequence ATGCGAGAAGATTTTCTACACTTTGTATGGCGCCTCCGCCGCTTTCGATTAACTGAACTCAAGACGACGACGGGGCAAGCACTCGAAATTATCCATCCAGGCCAGCACAACCATCACGCCGGGCCAGACTTTCTGGATGCTCGTATCCGTATCGATGGGACACTATGGGCGGGCAATGTGGAGATGCACCTGCGTAGCTCCGAGTGGCACGCGCACAAGCACCAGGATGATCCCAATTACAACAATGTCATTCTCCATGTTGTGTTGGAAGAAGATGTGGTCATACGCCACCACGACGGCGAGCGGATACCCTGCCTGGATTTGCGCAACTACCTGCCCGTAGGCTTGGCCAAGCAGTACCTGCGCCTGCTCCATAGTGAAAATTGGGTGCCCTGCCAGCAACAATTGTACATCGTGCCCGAAATCACCTTTAACCTCTGGTTGGACCGCCTGCTGGTAGAGCGGCTGGAAGAGCGTACCCAAGCCCTCGAAGAACGCCTCAATCGCAATGGTGGCGACTGGGAAGAGACTTTTTACCAGAGCCTCGCCTGGGGCTTTGGCCTCAAAGTCAATGCCGATCCTTTTCTGATGTTGGCGGAATCTCTTCCGCTCAAAACGTTGCTGCGTCACAAAAACAGCTTACCCCAAATGGAGGCTCTCCTTTTTGGGCAAGCAGGCCTCCTGGAGGAAACCTTTGCGGATGAATATCCCCGCCAGCTACAAAAGGAGTACCAGTTTTTAAAACAGAAATACCAGCTCCAGCCCATGTCCGGCAATCACTGGAAATTTATGCGGATGCGGCCGGCCAATTTCCCTTCCGTGCGTATTGCCCAATGGACCACCTTGCTCTTTCGTACCGGACAGCTGTTTAGCAAAATGTTGGTGGCGCAAAATTTACGCGAAATAGAAAATGCCTTCGTGGTGGAGTTATCCAATTATTGGCAAACGCACTTCCGTTTTGATAAGGCCAGTAAAAAAAGTGCCAAAACCTTAGGTAAAGCCAGGATACATCTGCTGGTGATCAACATCATTGCACCATTTATTTTCCTTTATGGCAAAAAACGCGGTGCAGACCTCTACCAGGAACGGGCCTTGCGTTTAATGGAAGCCGTACCAGCAGAAAACAACCATATCCTTGCCGAATGGAAAGCCCTGGGTATAGAAGCCAAACAAGCAGGGCAAAGTCAGGCATTATTGCAATTGAAAAATAGTTATTGCCAGGAAAAGCGCTGCCTTGATTGTGCCATCGGTTGTAGCATCCTCAAGCGGAAGCCCGATGTGATGGAAGAAGACGTGCTCTACCTCCCTAGCTGGTGGCTTTTGCCCGCTGCTGCAACCACGTTAGCGGAAGAGTAA
- the hisIE gene encoding bifunctional phosphoribosyl-AMP cyclohydrolase/phosphoribosyl-ATP diphosphatase HisIE translates to MHNFSSSEIDFQKGEGLVPVIVQDVNTQAVLMLGYMNQAAVAQTLAEKRVTFFSRSKNRLWTKGETSGNFFELIDLQLDCDQDTLLALVLPKGPACHKGTGTCFGTENKGAFVPYLEKVIQDRRDNPNDASYTSSLFKKGINKVAQKVGEEAVELVIEAKDDNKDLFLNEAADLMYHYLVLLAAKGYSWEEVMAILRERHQ, encoded by the coding sequence ATGCACAACTTTTCGAGTTCAGAGATAGATTTTCAGAAAGGCGAAGGCCTGGTACCCGTTATCGTCCAAGATGTTAATACTCAGGCAGTATTGATGCTGGGCTACATGAACCAAGCTGCTGTAGCACAAACACTGGCTGAAAAACGCGTGACCTTTTTTAGCCGCAGCAAAAACCGCTTATGGACAAAAGGCGAAACCTCCGGCAATTTTTTTGAACTCATCGACCTCCAGCTTGACTGCGATCAGGATACCCTGCTGGCCCTTGTTTTGCCGAAAGGACCTGCTTGCCACAAGGGAACGGGCACTTGTTTTGGTACCGAAAACAAAGGTGCCTTTGTCCCCTATCTGGAGAAAGTGATCCAGGATCGGCGCGACAACCCCAATGACGCCTCCTACACCAGCTCGCTGTTTAAAAAAGGCATCAATAAGGTGGCCCAAAAAGTAGGGGAAGAAGCCGTGGAACTCGTCATTGAAGCAAAAGATGACAACAAGGACCTTTTCCTCAATGAAGCGGCCGACCTGATGTACCACTATCTGGTATTATTAGCCGCCAAAGGGTATAGCTGGGAGGAAGTAATGGCCATCTTACGGGAACGGCACCAGTAG
- a CDS encoding glycoside hydrolase family 73 protein: MNPYENLTPAKLKASFELYWKNFEDWFRRRWLGLCALLILGWMVTHKDISINFSMQKGESGFLTTSTQSLFFDPFEDDEVQAQNVSMQHSKTEDNSLTAAQREKRRKQLAYVRTYQSLAAKEMNTYGIPSSITLAQGLLESNIGDSRLARENNNHFGIKCFSKRCEKGHCTNFNDDHHKDFFRKFSTVEESYTAHSQLLQKDRYQKLFRLKKSDYKGWARGLKKAGYATDPQYAEKLIRIIEDLELYQYDI; encoded by the coding sequence ATGAATCCGTACGAAAACCTTACTCCCGCCAAGCTCAAAGCTTCATTTGAATTGTATTGGAAAAATTTCGAAGATTGGTTCCGCCGGCGTTGGCTTGGCTTGTGTGCCCTTTTAATCCTTGGTTGGATGGTGACCCATAAGGATATTTCCATCAACTTCTCCATGCAGAAAGGAGAAAGTGGATTTTTGACGACCAGCACCCAATCACTATTCTTTGATCCTTTTGAAGATGATGAAGTGCAGGCCCAAAACGTCTCCATGCAGCATTCCAAAACCGAAGATAACAGCCTCACCGCTGCACAACGCGAAAAAAGGCGCAAGCAACTTGCCTACGTTCGTACCTATCAATCATTGGCCGCTAAAGAGATGAATACTTACGGGATACCTTCAAGCATTACTTTGGCGCAAGGATTACTAGAAAGCAATATTGGGGATAGTAGGTTGGCGCGCGAGAACAACAATCACTTTGGCATCAAATGCTTTTCTAAGCGTTGTGAAAAAGGTCATTGCACCAATTTTAACGATGACCATCACAAAGATTTTTTCCGGAAGTTTTCTACGGTAGAAGAAAGCTACACGGCCCACAGCCAGCTCCTCCAAAAAGACCGCTACCAAAAACTCTTCCGTTTAAAGAAGTCGGACTATAAAGGCTGGGCCAGAGGACTGAAAAAGGCAGGTTATGCCACCGACCCACAGTATGCCGAAAAACTGATTCGAATCATTGAAGACCTGGAGCTGTACCAGTACGACATTTAA
- a CDS encoding oligosaccharide flippase family protein — MNREFAGNAVLIVVLNLVVKSFYLFGIDRTVQNLLPEGEYGLYFTLFNFAFIFQIISDFGLQNFNARNLSQSRHLLQKYFPHLLTIKLLLGGVFTVVTVVLGYFWGFQSPAVWTLLLAICVNQFLQTLVLFLRSNLAGLGLYRLDSWASVLDKSLLVVIAGVLLWGGSWQAHFTIFWFVLAQTAAYLITIILLLSYLYPRLGQLRLRWRKAQVQSLLRQSAPYALVVFLMTAYTRLDAIMIEKMLPNGAIEADRYASAFRLLDASNIAGYLLAGLLLPMFARQLKTGVNIVPLTRLAISTMWTGAFSLAISVIWFATPIMTSLYTNGDSYSGQILQWLMLTFIPMSGGYVYGTLLTANASLRPMNWVFVAGIMINVLLNLWLIPRYGALGAAQATFVTQTLTFIAQLALAKHLLQLPMALDLLFRLVFLGLLLCGLGYYFSNHLLSVPLFVKFSACICAGILGAFALRLLDVKSWWSWLRPS; from the coding sequence ATGAATAGAGAATTTGCCGGGAACGCCGTACTGATTGTTGTGCTTAATTTGGTAGTAAAATCTTTCTACCTCTTTGGCATTGACCGTACGGTACAAAACCTTCTGCCCGAAGGAGAGTACGGCTTGTATTTCACCCTGTTCAACTTCGCTTTTATCTTTCAGATCATCTCCGATTTTGGGCTTCAGAATTTCAATGCTCGCAACCTTTCTCAATCCCGCCATTTACTGCAAAAGTATTTCCCGCACTTGCTCACCATCAAGCTCTTGCTGGGGGGTGTTTTCACTGTCGTCACGGTTGTACTGGGTTATTTCTGGGGCTTCCAGTCGCCGGCAGTGTGGACCTTATTGCTGGCTATCTGTGTGAATCAATTTTTACAGACCCTGGTGCTTTTTCTACGCTCTAATTTGGCGGGATTAGGCCTTTATCGGCTGGACAGCTGGGCTTCGGTATTGGATAAGAGCCTCTTGGTGGTTATTGCCGGCGTATTGCTCTGGGGCGGTAGTTGGCAGGCTCACTTTACGATCTTCTGGTTTGTATTGGCGCAAACAGCGGCTTACCTCATCACTATCATTTTGCTACTAAGCTACCTCTACCCTCGGCTCGGACAGTTGCGACTTCGGTGGCGTAAAGCACAGGTGCAAAGTTTACTTCGCCAAAGTGCACCCTATGCGCTGGTGGTGTTTCTTATGACCGCCTACACCCGCCTGGATGCCATCATGATTGAAAAAATGCTGCCCAACGGTGCGATAGAAGCAGATCGTTACGCATCCGCTTTCCGGTTGTTGGATGCTAGTAATATTGCGGGGTACTTATTGGCAGGATTGCTCTTGCCCATGTTTGCTCGCCAATTGAAGACGGGTGTCAATATTGTACCACTCACGCGTTTGGCCATCAGTACGATGTGGACGGGTGCCTTCAGTTTGGCCATCAGTGTTATTTGGTTCGCAACGCCAATTATGACCAGCCTGTACACCAATGGCGATAGCTATTCCGGACAGATCTTGCAATGGCTCATGCTTACCTTTATCCCCATGAGCGGCGGCTACGTTTACGGAACCTTGCTTACCGCCAATGCCAGCTTAAGGCCAATGAATTGGGTGTTTGTTGCCGGGATTATGATTAACGTTCTCCTCAATTTGTGGCTGATTCCTCGTTACGGCGCATTGGGCGCAGCGCAGGCTACCTTTGTTACCCAAACCCTTACTTTTATAGCTCAGTTGGCTTTGGCAAAGCACTTGTTGCAGTTGCCTATGGCCCTGGATTTGTTGTTCCGATTAGTCTTCCTGGGCTTGTTGCTTTGTGGTTTAGGGTATTACTTCAGCAATCATTTACTCTCCGTACCTTTGTTCGTTAAATTTAGTGCCTGTATATGTGCGGGGATATTAGGAGCGTTCGCCTTAAGGCTTCTCGATGTAAAAAGCTGGTGGTCGTGGTTGCGCCCCTCGTAA
- a CDS encoding OmpH family outer membrane protein — MKKILLLGALFVVSLGSVRAQELYGHLNFGNLIAQMPEAVAANDSLEILQATMVATGEAKAQQFQRDATAFIKAVQGGGLTPLKQQEQQAALEKRQLEIQNYEQVIINTIGKKRNEMLKPIVARAQAAIDEVAKENGYVMVFDTSIFGAIMFAKDTEDIMPLVKAKLGIE; from the coding sequence ATGAAGAAGATATTATTACTTGGGGCATTGTTTGTTGTTAGCCTTGGAAGTGTACGTGCACAGGAGCTTTACGGACACTTGAATTTTGGCAACTTAATTGCTCAGATGCCTGAAGCAGTAGCTGCAAATGACAGCCTGGAAATTCTCCAAGCGACCATGGTTGCTACTGGTGAAGCAAAGGCACAGCAATTCCAACGTGATGCAACAGCTTTTATAAAAGCCGTACAAGGAGGAGGGTTGACGCCATTGAAGCAGCAGGAACAGCAGGCCGCTTTGGAAAAGCGTCAGTTGGAAATCCAGAATTATGAGCAGGTAATCATCAATACCATTGGTAAAAAGCGCAATGAAATGCTTAAGCCAATCGTCGCTCGTGCTCAGGCTGCCATTGATGAAGTGGCCAAAGAGAATGGCTACGTGATGGTTTTTGATACCAGCATTTTTGGTGCCATCATGTTTGCGAAAGATACGGAAGATATCATGCCTCTGGTGAAAGCCAAGTTGGGTATTGAGTAA
- a CDS encoding Wzz/FepE/Etk N-terminal domain-containing protein: MTALKDKVPNNSTTSPKTDLVDVLRTLFRWKKVIVTACLLAGVGSAIIVLLLPVYYQASTVFFATSPDQATPELLFGDGTIPPELYGNESDIDRLLTISESNELIDYLVDTFRLYEHYDIDKDSPKGKFYVRRHFLGLYDITKTKRDAIQLSIEDQDPELAATMARTAREKINHLGQSLIKSTQQRAIATFENNIAAKEEQLSVLSDSLQSLRKQYGIYNTEAQSESLTTLASITENQLNSSRARLLAFSERGGRFRDSVAIYEVKVAGLEEEFSKLNLKLDRFNEGLAKVLLYTRQYQEANTSLSEDKEKMKQYQATYQADIPAMIVVEDAARPQVKSRPFRTLIVLAAIFVTFFFTLIGILLFEAYSDVDWKAVYQGK, encoded by the coding sequence ATGACTGCTCTAAAAGACAAAGTTCCCAATAATTCAACGACATCACCGAAAACTGATTTGGTGGACGTTCTCCGTACCCTTTTTCGTTGGAAAAAAGTGATCGTCACCGCTTGTTTACTGGCGGGTGTAGGGAGTGCGATTATCGTTTTGCTTTTACCCGTGTACTATCAAGCCAGTACCGTCTTTTTTGCGACCAGCCCCGACCAGGCTACGCCGGAACTGTTGTTTGGCGACGGCACGATCCCCCCCGAGCTGTATGGTAATGAAAGCGATATCGACCGCTTGCTCACGATCAGTGAATCCAACGAATTGATTGACTACCTGGTGGATACATTTCGCTTGTACGAGCATTATGATATCGACAAAGACAGCCCGAAAGGAAAGTTCTACGTAAGGCGCCATTTTTTAGGGCTGTACGATATTACCAAAACCAAACGGGATGCTATCCAACTGAGTATTGAAGACCAGGACCCCGAGTTGGCAGCCACTATGGCCAGGACTGCTCGTGAAAAAATCAATCACCTGGGGCAATCGCTCATCAAGTCGACGCAGCAGCGCGCGATCGCTACTTTTGAGAACAACATTGCGGCCAAAGAAGAACAGCTTAGCGTACTCAGCGACAGCCTCCAGTCGCTACGTAAGCAGTATGGCATTTACAATACGGAAGCTCAATCTGAAAGCCTTACTACCCTGGCCTCAATTACGGAAAACCAACTCAACAGCTCGCGCGCCAGACTCTTAGCTTTTAGCGAACGCGGTGGGCGATTCAGAGACTCTGTTGCCATCTACGAAGTAAAAGTAGCGGGTTTGGAAGAAGAGTTCTCCAAATTGAATCTAAAACTGGATCGTTTCAACGAAGGTTTGGCAAAAGTGCTTTTGTATACCCGCCAATACCAGGAAGCCAACACCAGCCTTAGTGAAGATAAAGAAAAAATGAAGCAATATCAGGCCACTTACCAGGCGGATATTCCTGCCATGATAGTGGTGGAAGATGCGGCGCGTCCACAAGTGAAGTCCCGGCCTTTTCGCACCTTAATTGTTCTGGCAGCCATCTTTGTTACCTTCTTTTTTACCCTGATTGGCATACTCCTTTTTGAGGCGTACAGCGATGTTGATTGGAAAGCGGTTTACCAGGGAAAGTAA
- a CDS encoding methylated-DNA--[protein]-cysteine S-methyltransferase produces the protein MGNEKKEIAVPGQVEAHYLSPFGCFRLVGSPNGLRSVSLVSTKPCPAGPIPRELKEAVRQLDEYFKQQREVFDLPLDFSGHTDFHQAVWQELVKIPYGRTTSYLSIADRMGDPKAIRAVGQANRNNPIAIIVPCHRVIAKNGQLQGYFYGLDFKRRLLELENPLSFARQGSLF, from the coding sequence ATGGGTAATGAGAAAAAAGAAATAGCGGTGCCAGGGCAGGTAGAGGCGCACTATCTTTCTCCCTTTGGCTGCTTTCGTCTGGTAGGGAGCCCCAATGGGTTGCGTTCTGTGAGCCTGGTCAGCACCAAACCTTGTCCGGCTGGCCCGATTCCTCGTGAGTTGAAAGAAGCAGTTCGGCAGCTGGATGAATATTTCAAGCAGCAGCGAGAAGTCTTTGATTTACCGCTGGATTTTTCTGGGCATACTGATTTCCATCAGGCGGTCTGGCAAGAGTTGGTAAAAATCCCCTACGGCCGTACCACCTCCTATCTATCCATTGCCGACCGCATGGGCGACCCCAAAGCCATTCGTGCTGTAGGCCAGGCCAACCGCAATAACCCCATCGCTATCATCGTACCCTGCCACCGGGTGATCGCTAAAAACGGACAATTACAAGGCTACTTTTATGGCCTCGATTTTAAGCGGAGGTTACTGGAATTGGAAAATCCCCTTAGCTTTGCCCGTCAGGGAAGCCTCTTCTAA